From one Butyricimonas faecihominis genomic stretch:
- a CDS encoding PKD-like family lipoprotein has product MRRLIYILALLLFVSCYDDKGNYDYEDINTVAVELDELYSVRLDKDTTLTIVPRLSQLLQKDDENLSYVWLYSTINHNFYGLADREGFDTVSIEPSLRFHIDPEEKNLKYEHFFRLNVFDKVTGIEYPVNTTIKLIKPYDGTWMVLHSKNGQTELGSIEYIGADIVVNEDAYYKESGKRLTGKPLCLGQYTTSVKYYGTGSGWNMFYVLTDVAKEAGVYCQWKKFEKKDSLSRMVAPMAQAGFDFQHVEMMDGDGSASALLLSNGVLYQIPRAGKVYKPGSGLTGDVKITLASKVINNALLYDEAGHRFAFYYNKSDGLGVKKYDPLYFNESEENSDLIQSIPVRDGNATGADPNKLAPDQKVLYVGTGYQFDQSWTSVYGYGLAKSDDKCFVYEFNPRGFTYADYASFNAYYQIDLPKGLDENACFASTPPYSGIIFYASGNTVYRLDFKQAGGKATAIYTHTGGKATKMKFAKRKAPGEGEFAAYEFDLQRSLGVSFDMGNGKSDFVILNLSSTGSVGANSVTYPATQVYSDFGEIADFVFI; this is encoded by the coding sequence ATGAGAAGATTAATTTATATACTGGCTTTGTTACTGTTTGTGTCTTGTTATGATGATAAGGGAAATTATGATTATGAAGATATTAATACGGTAGCAGTTGAATTGGATGAGTTGTATTCCGTGCGTTTGGACAAGGATACCACGCTTACTATTGTTCCCCGGCTGTCACAGCTCTTACAAAAGGACGATGAAAATTTGAGTTATGTTTGGTTATATTCTACGATCAATCATAATTTCTATGGTTTAGCGGATCGTGAAGGTTTTGACACTGTGAGTATAGAACCTAGTTTACGTTTTCATATAGACCCGGAAGAGAAAAATTTGAAATACGAGCATTTTTTTCGTTTAAATGTGTTTGACAAGGTAACGGGAATTGAATATCCGGTAAATACGACGATCAAGTTGATCAAACCTTATGATGGAACTTGGATGGTTTTACATAGTAAAAACGGACAGACGGAATTGGGGTCGATTGAATATATCGGTGCTGATATCGTGGTGAATGAAGATGCCTATTATAAAGAATCAGGCAAGCGATTGACAGGTAAGCCACTTTGTTTGGGACAATATACAACGTCGGTTAAATATTATGGAACCGGGAGCGGCTGGAATATGTTTTACGTGCTTACTGATGTTGCCAAAGAGGCCGGAGTTTATTGTCAATGGAAAAAATTTGAGAAAAAGGATAGTTTGTCTCGAATGGTTGCCCCGATGGCTCAAGCAGGTTTTGATTTCCAACATGTGGAGATGATGGATGGTGATGGAAGTGCCAGTGCTCTTTTGTTGTCCAATGGAGTTCTTTATCAGATCCCTAGGGCCGGTAAAGTGTATAAACCGGGAAGCGGGTTGACCGGTGATGTGAAGATTACCTTGGCATCTAAAGTTATTAACAATGCTTTGTTGTATGATGAGGCCGGACATCGTTTTGCATTTTATTACAATAAAAGTGATGGGTTAGGCGTGAAGAAGTATGATCCTTTGTACTTTAATGAGAGCGAGGAAAATAGTGATTTGATTCAATCTATTCCGGTTCGAGATGGTAATGCTACGGGAGCTGATCCTAACAAGTTAGCTCCGGATCAAAAAGTGTTGTACGTGGGAACCGGATATCAATTTGATCAAAGTTGGACAAGTGTGTATGGTTATGGTTTGGCTAAAAGTGATGATAAATGTTTTGTTTATGAATTTAATCCAAGAGGGTTTACTTATGCTGATTATGCCTCTTTTAATGCTTATTATCAAATTGATTTACCTAAAGGATTAGATGAAAATGCTTGTTTTGCTTCCACTCCGCCTTATAGTGGTATTATTTTTTACGCATCGGGTAATACGGTTTATCGTTTAGACTTTAAACAGGCCGGAGGAAAAGCTACTGCAATCTATACTCATACGGGGGGAAAGGCTACGAAAATGAAATTTGCCAAGAGAAAGGCTCCAGGAGAAGGAGAGTTTGCAGCCTATGAGTTTGATTTGCAACGTAGTTTAGGAGTTTCTTTTGATATGGGAAATGGCAAGAGTGATTTTGTTATCTTGAATTTGTCATCAACCGGTAGTGTTGGGGCTAATAGTGTAACTTATCCGGCAACACAGGTATATTCTGATTTTGGAGAAATAGCTGATTTTGTATTTATTTAA